AAATAGACAGATCATCACTCCCTTTCTCCCTGAGGTTTCCATAAATTCTTTTGATTGTGAATTTTCCATATATTTTATCTTGATCTTGTGTGACCGACTTAGACAATTTTGAAGAATGATGAAGATTTAACCTGTTGGTTGAGTTTTTTTGGAATATCAGATTACAGATTTACAGTAAGTTTGAAGTCCGTGCATGTATAGGTAATTGGTGTATGTATGGTCTTTTGGAGCGAAGGATATATGTAACGTTTTCGATGTTCTTATTCCCTTTTATCTGTTAAGTTAGGTGtcatttttgattaattttgtgAAACTGTCGTCTGATGTAGCACTTATTCTTTGAACAAGCTTGCGGCCTGATTAATCATTGCCATGCACAATGTAGTTTTTAGGTTGGTATATATGCTTGGATTACAGAGCTTCTTTCTGTTGATGTACTTAATGTTGAACGAGCCTTGCAACTTTGTTATTTGCATAGTTATGTTGTCAGATTTCTGTATGCGGGTAGGAATCTGAGAActattttaaatggttttttttGTTGGTAAATTTATTACAGGATTTTCGGAAATGGCTGAACAAAACAAGCTGCAACCTACATTCACTAAGATCAGCCAGCTTCGTCCTGGTGCTGAAAATCTTAACCTTACTGTAAAAGTGGTTAGTTCAAAGCCGATCACGACAAGAAGTCGCAATGGGACTCAAGGACGCAATATGCGTATATCTGAATGTTTGGTCGGTGATGAGACTGGAGTTGTTGTATTTACTGCTCGGAATGATCAAGGTATGcttaactttatcaattttaacaAAATCTATTGTTTATTGCAGAGTTTAGATCATTGTTATGTACATCTATACCCATGAAAATctgtgtgttttactgttttgcatgccttgttaatattttaataataaaattatgagAAATAAACTATGGATATCTGATACCTTCTGGAATGTGCACTATAGCATGCTTATTTGGTTGTCAAAAGCTTGTAGTAACACTTACAATTAATTGCGTGctttaaaaaattcaattttGTTTTCCGGGATTGGTATGGTTTTTATGGTTAACTTTCTCTAGATCTTGTAAGGCTTTGCTGTTTGACATCAATAGCCTTCTTTCAATGTATATTTAGAAATTATTATCGAGTTTGAACATCTTTTTGGTTGACGTATACAAAGTTCGTTTGGTATCTAAAATATTACTAGTTTTTGATAACATATGAGAATAGTTAATGGATAATTTATGTTTTGCTAATACAGTTACTTGGAGGATATCGTATATCAATAGCATTAATGTTGGATATGGTCTCCGATTATTACTACAAACAAGTCCACAGCTTTGTGAATCTAACCCTAAGAGAAATCAGTTACGAAAGTGAATGTCCTTTAGAACATATAGGCTGATACGTCTCCAGAAAGCCTTGCACAAAGGGGATTCCTGTTTTGTCTTTTTGCTATCAGGTTCCTCGTAAAATTTCAACTTGCCTTTAGGACTACAGTATTAGAATTTATAGAATATTATAAAGTCCTAGAAAACCctgtgtatttttaattttttgcacATGTGTTTAGGAGTAGTTATTTTGGTGCAATTACAATTATGTTTTGGTGATTGTTGACCCACATTAAAGTCACTAAGAATCATGCAATTTTGTCCTCTGGAGTTTTATTTGTTATCACTTTTGTGTTTTGGATGATTATGTATAAATTCACAAAAGCAATTTAATTCTTTCCAGTGGACGCCATGAAGGAAGGAAGCACCGTAATTCTCAGAAATGCAAAAATCGACATGTACAAGGGGTCCATGAGACTTGCATGGGCTCGTGTGGAAGTCACTGATTCGGCTGATTTTTCTGTCAAGGAAGAGAACAATCTCTCCCTTATTGAGTTTGAACTTATCACCGTTGAAGAGTGAGCATTTACCCTTTTACCATCGACTCTAAACAATACAAGGCATCCTAGTCTGTTCTTGTATTGAGGGGTGGTTCACTTACAGTATTGTAAGTTTTCATGCCCTTTCTGTTTAGAATTAGAGTCCATGAGTGTTTATTCTAGCTATCATGAGATGAGTTAGTCTTTTGAGAATAGTAGATGTACTTTGTTCTTTAAGCTACAGTTGTAAGTTTTACAGTCGTTTATGTATACCCTTTGTTTTGAATGGTGAGTTTGCACACATTGCAATATATATGCTCTTGGGAAGTTTGAAGGTGTCTCCGCCTCTTTGTCTATTATCGATATAGGTTGACCACGTTGATTCAACCTGTCGATTTGTTGGGCCTTTTAGGTCAAAGAAATCGATAAAATATTGTTCGTCCACTTTTGCTGATTGAAGTTGATCTAATCTTCGTCAGTGGATATAAACTTAAGGGAAGTGATATGGGTGTAGTTACTTTTAATGGATCTATTATAAATGCACCATTGGCTTGTACAATTAGTTGTAAAACATGTATGGTGTGCTATATCTTTAAAATCATCTCTCACAACTAAGGGGATACTTGGTTCGTGGGAATTCTTCATAGGAATTGGAATGTTGAATCCATTATGAGGTGTTTGGTtggagaaaagaaagaaattggaATTAGAAACTTTCCAATGAATCAAGGAATTTAGAATTCTTTCAATATTACCATAGAAAGTTTATAATTCCATTGAAATTCAACCATTTTGACATAAAAGCCCTCAACTCTACCCTCTTTTTCTTTACAGCCGTAACATATAATTTCCTTTTCATTTCCATGGCTtcccatcttcatcatcatttccatGGCTGCCCATCTTCATCAAAGAATGTATTCTCCATAACTGGTTCCACTCATCTTGATTTTCAACAAAAGCCCCACAAAATATACAAACATATTTCTTTGCTTTGTATCTCTGCCGACGTTTGTTGTTGTGCCGCCATCAACCACCGACTCACTGACCAACAACCTGCCTGCCGCCATTGCTTATAATTTCCAGCCGCCGTTGATGATGCTTATAATTTCTCATCGTCTTTGCTGATGTTTGTGGTCGTCGTCACCGTACAAAGTTCGTTGGATATTTAACGATACACTGTAGTTTGTCATTAATTGTTGTAGTTGGAAGAAGGAAATcttcgtatatatattgatttaagTAATTGATTACGAAGAAGAACTTGAAGGCTAGGGGGAGGGAGTCAGAGGGCTCATCTCCCTCATCCCTTAAAtttatccaatcaaattactccatTTCATTTTAACTCTCCAACTTTTTTTTCAACCCTTTTTAGTGGTAACTATCACTTTCAacattttcttcaaattttcataatttatccTTATCATAATAAATTTTACACAACTAACCCATtttcactttttgattttcaatttgaATCTTATTTtatcgtttttttttattt
The sequence above is drawn from the Erigeron canadensis isolate Cc75 chromosome 4, C_canadensis_v1, whole genome shotgun sequence genome and encodes:
- the LOC122596188 gene encoding uncharacterized protein At4g28440-like, with translation MAEQNKLQPTFTKISQLRPGAENLNLTVKVVSSKPITTRSRNGTQGRNMRISECLVGDETGVVVFTARNDQVDAMKEGSTVILRNAKIDMYKGSMRLAWARVEVTDSADFSVKEENNLSLIEFELITVEE